In a single window of the Terriglobus roseus genome:
- a CDS encoding inorganic phosphate transporter: protein MATTAPAPQLSALEQKLQKSKTSKTAWVGTAVFTVMLVVGLGYIITKLSKDLAAVHSASVFPYLLLGVALLIALGFEFVNGFHDTANAVATVIYTHSLEPHLAVVWSGIWNFIGVLTSSGAVAFSIVALLPVELILKVSKGSGFAMVFALLVAAILWNLATWWRGLPASSSHTMIGSILGVGIMNQIMQGRSGTSGVDWEQVTKVFKALLFSPLIGFAMAALIFGLFKLLLKDERLFKAPEGEEPPPFHIRALLILTCTGVSFFHGSNDGQKGMGLIMLILVGTVPTAYALNHTVDRGSVQTFAAVSTQVAGALHNYEEPSAVVGDSGQELERFVSSHQYQPETMLATEQMVIAIRNEAVSYGSLGNVPQDMQANVRNQMYLTSEAFRLMAKSGPKMNAADAAVIANYKGFLDKSTRFIPTWVKVAVALALGLGTMVGWKRIVITVGEKIGKTHLTYAQGAAAEITAMITIGLADGYGLPVSTTHVLSSGVAGTMAANRSGLQLSTIRDIAMAWVFTLPAAALLSAGLFWAFNAIAK, encoded by the coding sequence ATGGCGACTACCGCTCCGGCACCCCAATTGTCCGCGCTGGAACAAAAGCTGCAGAAGTCCAAAACGTCGAAGACTGCGTGGGTTGGAACCGCGGTCTTCACCGTGATGCTCGTCGTTGGGCTGGGCTACATCATTACGAAGCTGTCGAAAGATCTTGCGGCGGTTCACTCGGCATCGGTGTTCCCATACCTGCTGCTTGGAGTGGCGCTGTTGATTGCGCTCGGGTTCGAGTTTGTGAACGGCTTTCACGACACCGCGAACGCAGTGGCGACAGTCATCTATACACATTCCCTCGAGCCACATCTCGCGGTGGTGTGGTCCGGCATCTGGAACTTTATTGGTGTCCTGACCAGTTCCGGAGCAGTGGCCTTCTCCATCGTTGCCTTACTGCCGGTGGAACTGATCCTGAAGGTTAGCAAGGGTTCGGGCTTCGCGATGGTCTTCGCATTGCTGGTAGCGGCGATCCTGTGGAATCTGGCAACGTGGTGGCGCGGCCTTCCCGCATCCAGCTCACACACCATGATTGGGTCGATCCTTGGCGTGGGCATCATGAATCAGATCATGCAAGGCCGCAGCGGCACCAGCGGCGTGGACTGGGAGCAGGTGACAAAGGTCTTCAAGGCGCTGCTGTTCTCGCCGCTGATCGGCTTTGCCATGGCCGCGCTCATCTTTGGCCTCTTTAAGCTGCTGCTGAAGGATGAGCGCCTGTTCAAGGCGCCAGAGGGCGAAGAACCACCGCCCTTCCACATCCGCGCGTTGCTTATTCTGACTTGCACCGGCGTCAGTTTCTTCCACGGATCCAACGACGGCCAGAAGGGTATGGGTCTGATCATGCTCATCCTGGTCGGCACGGTCCCTACAGCCTATGCATTGAATCACACGGTCGATCGCGGATCGGTGCAGACATTTGCAGCAGTCTCAACGCAGGTGGCGGGTGCTCTGCACAATTACGAGGAACCGTCCGCGGTTGTTGGAGACAGCGGGCAGGAGCTCGAACGCTTCGTCAGCTCCCACCAGTACCAGCCGGAGACCATGCTGGCGACGGAGCAGATGGTGATCGCCATCCGCAACGAGGCTGTCAGCTACGGCTCGCTGGGCAACGTGCCGCAGGATATGCAGGCGAACGTCCGCAACCAGATGTACCTGACCAGCGAGGCCTTCCGCCTGATGGCGAAAAGTGGTCCGAAGATGAACGCGGCCGATGCCGCTGTCATCGCAAACTACAAGGGCTTCCTGGACAAGTCGACTCGCTTCATACCGACGTGGGTAAAGGTGGCAGTGGCGTTGGCGCTTGGCCTTGGCACGATGGTGGGCTGGAAGCGCATTGTGATCACGGTCGGCGAAAAGATCGGGAAGACGCACCTCACCTACGCACAAGGTGCCGCTGCAGAGATCACGGCGATGATCACTATTGGCCTGGCTGACGGCTATGGTCTGCCGGTATCGACCACGCACGTACTGAGCAGCGGCGTTGCGGGCACGATGGCGGCAAACCGGAGCGGCCTGCAGCTGTCGACCATCCGCGACATCGCGATGGCGTGGGTCTTCACACTGCCGGCAGCCGCTCTGCTCTCGGCGGGTCTGTTCTGGGCATTCAACGCAATCGCGAAGTAG
- a CDS encoding SLBB domain-containing protein, whose protein sequence is MTLSVATVPFAAVAQAAPAAPAAPQLALPSQAGPTTGNTQTGPDWNRSLQRQGQSQTQGDGKTDRTDDRGNNSEHPAAPDVPTEFQTLVAQTIGNALPIFGSDLFNSAPSTFAPVGDSQVSSDYQIGPGDELRISTTGQLNQTGTFQVDRGGTITIPEVGTLTVAGLRFDDLKPFLRQQLGRVYRNFDLNVSMGQLRSIQVYVTGESRRPGAYTVSSLSTLVNALLVSGGIKPQGSLRRIQLRRGGKLVTEIDLYDLLLHGDKSKDAKLQPGDIIFVPVAGPQVAVVGSVAESAIYELRGETTISEVLALASGLTSTASGTSARLERIFNHSQRIVRDINLQTAGNTPLENGDILTVSAISDEYKDAVTLRGNVTYPGRYVWHPGMRISDLIPNRAALLTRSYFRARNALGAPVGSFQPDQGRIAVSTSPTTRNGNASTPGALTQNTPGNRSDAPTPTTSSEANANGSGTTVGDALTQSNGAFTSSTDIVLSAPDVDLAYAVIERLDPVTLTTSLISFNLGAVLAGDASQNLNLEAGDVITTFSKADIRVPQSQQTRFVRLEGEFVAAGVYSVKPGETLRQLITRAGGFTPDAYIFASEFTRQSTRRVEEQRLREYADSLETQIDTQVGAQIAGAVDPGSTVQTANASADSARQAVARIRRMQPSGRIVLKLTPSATGVSSVPDIALEDGDRFIVPREPSSVAVSGEVYNAASFLFMPHLQVRHYLRDAGGPQRTADSKRLFVVRADGSVVSRSYTNVEKAGVLPGDTIVMPPKLTRGNFLRDAVIISSALSNLGVGLSVLALVLR, encoded by the coding sequence GTGACACTTTCTGTGGCGACCGTGCCGTTCGCAGCGGTTGCGCAGGCAGCCCCTGCAGCGCCGGCTGCACCACAGCTTGCACTTCCCTCGCAGGCAGGTCCCACCACGGGCAACACGCAGACCGGGCCCGATTGGAATCGTTCCCTTCAGCGCCAGGGCCAGAGCCAAACCCAGGGCGATGGCAAAACGGATCGCACCGACGACCGTGGAAACAATAGCGAGCATCCGGCCGCACCAGACGTCCCGACGGAGTTTCAGACTCTTGTAGCCCAGACGATCGGGAACGCGCTTCCCATCTTTGGGTCAGACCTTTTCAACAGCGCGCCCAGCACCTTCGCCCCGGTCGGCGACTCGCAGGTCAGCTCGGACTACCAGATCGGGCCCGGGGACGAGTTGCGGATCTCGACGACGGGCCAGCTGAACCAGACTGGAACATTTCAGGTAGATCGCGGCGGCACCATCACCATCCCGGAGGTGGGAACGCTTACGGTTGCCGGCCTACGCTTCGATGACCTGAAGCCGTTTCTTCGCCAGCAGCTTGGCCGCGTATATCGCAATTTCGACCTGAACGTCAGCATGGGCCAGCTCCGGTCCATCCAGGTCTACGTCACAGGAGAGTCGCGTCGGCCGGGCGCCTATACCGTTTCCTCCCTGTCGACCCTCGTAAATGCCCTGCTCGTCTCCGGTGGCATCAAGCCGCAGGGCAGCCTGCGCCGGATTCAACTGCGCCGCGGCGGCAAGCTTGTCACCGAAATTGACCTCTACGACCTTCTGCTGCACGGCGACAAGAGCAAGGACGCGAAGCTGCAGCCCGGCGACATCATCTTTGTCCCGGTGGCTGGACCACAGGTGGCCGTGGTGGGATCGGTGGCAGAATCCGCGATCTACGAGTTGCGTGGCGAAACCACCATCAGTGAAGTGCTGGCGCTGGCCAGCGGCCTCACGAGCACGGCGAGCGGAACATCGGCACGGCTGGAGCGGATCTTCAATCATTCGCAGCGCATCGTGCGAGACATCAACCTGCAGACGGCAGGAAACACGCCGCTCGAAAACGGTGACATTCTCACGGTCTCCGCGATCTCTGACGAATACAAGGACGCCGTGACGCTGCGCGGCAACGTTACCTATCCCGGCCGCTACGTCTGGCATCCGGGTATGCGCATCTCCGACCTCATCCCAAATCGCGCAGCGCTGCTGACGCGATCCTATTTCCGCGCAAGGAATGCCCTCGGTGCTCCTGTAGGCAGCTTCCAGCCGGACCAGGGACGGATTGCCGTGAGCACGTCGCCAACTACCCGCAACGGAAATGCCTCGACCCCAGGAGCACTGACGCAGAACACGCCCGGCAACCGATCCGACGCTCCCACGCCTACGACGAGCAGCGAGGCCAATGCAAATGGCAGCGGAACCACCGTGGGCGATGCCCTGACGCAGAGTAATGGCGCCTTCACCAGCTCGACCGACATTGTGCTCTCGGCTCCGGATGTCGATCTGGCTTATGCCGTCATCGAGCGGCTGGATCCGGTGACCCTCACGACATCCCTTATTTCGTTCAATTTGGGTGCGGTACTCGCAGGAGATGCAAGCCAGAACCTGAATCTGGAAGCTGGCGACGTCATCACGACCTTCTCCAAGGCTGATATTCGTGTGCCGCAGTCTCAGCAGACTCGCTTTGTCCGGCTGGAAGGCGAGTTTGTTGCCGCAGGCGTGTACAGCGTGAAGCCGGGCGAGACGCTTCGGCAGTTGATTACGCGTGCCGGTGGCTTTACGCCCGACGCCTATATCTTCGCTTCAGAGTTCACACGGCAGTCAACACGTCGTGTCGAAGAGCAGCGCCTGCGGGAGTATGCGGATTCACTGGAAACGCAGATCGACACCCAGGTAGGAGCTCAGATTGCAGGAGCGGTTGACCCCGGCTCTACCGTGCAGACTGCTAATGCCTCCGCAGACAGCGCACGCCAGGCCGTCGCCCGTATCCGACGAATGCAGCCGAGCGGCCGCATTGTGCTGAAGCTGACCCCTTCAGCGACTGGCGTTAGCAGCGTACCGGATATCGCGCTGGAGGATGGGGATCGCTTCATCGTCCCCCGGGAGCCATCCAGCGTCGCTGTCTCCGGCGAGGTCTACAACGCCGCTTCCTTCCTGTTTATGCCACACCTTCAGGTACGCCACTACCTGCGTGACGCGGGTGGCCCACAGCGTACGGCCGATTCCAAGCGCCTTTTCGTGGTGCGTGCGGACGGATCGGTGGTGTCTCGCTCTTACACCAATGTCGAGAAAGCCGGTGTACTTCCAGGCGACACCATCGTGATGCCCCCGAAACTTACCAGGGGTAACTTTCTGCGGGATGCCGTCATAATTTCTTCAGCGCTCAGCAACCTCGGAGTTGGATTGTCCGTACTGGCGTTGGTGCTGCGGTGA